A genomic segment from Pseudomonas sp. M30-35 encodes:
- a CDS encoding Hpt domain-containing protein, whose amino-acid sequence MGDRHDYVALEWVKGEVAETLKQARQALESFVENPQDPTRMRFCLTYVHQVHGTLQMVEFHGAALLAEEMEHLSQALMEGRVGNQGEALEVLMQAILQMPVYLDRIQTARRDLPMVVLPLLNDLRSARGEKLLSETSLFAPDMSQRPSALSSEALAQRYNAELPGLLRKLRQMLQMALVGVLRNQDLPTNLGYMARVFARLESLCKEAPLGPLWQIASGVIEGLASGSIANGSSVRALLREVDKELKRLMVQGAEGFNQPAPDELIKNLLFYVAKASGKTPRIAALKQHYRLDEALPDDEIVDAERASLAGPDRNAMRSVVGALCEELVRVKDSLDLFVRSDRAQIAELESLLAPLKQISDTLAVLGFAQPRKVIIDQIAVVQGLAQGLREPSDAVLMDVAGALLYVEATLAGMVGPSEEGGSEESHLPTTDVAQIHQLVIKEARTGLEQAKDAIIEFIASQWNHDHLARVPELLTQVRGGLAMIPLERAAQLLNACNRYIQEQLLERKAIPNWQSLDTLADAITSVEYYLERLGDDHASQGNLILDVAEESLESLGYPLQQKPSTLDQPEAPESADVATLDKAETEPLQPAAFDASAEFDLEEQAALPEFDLDLGANELEPLANPLDDIEVINAESIAEPEPEQSLEVDLSSDNFDAALEQQLDAETTKVEPITDSSPAQSDESVDFGSLDDLSDEFADLDSDNPEALSFDLAEITPVENSTENDIELVDFDFADLEFEPTDAPADEQLPRLQLDENPAFSLDDPDLQLEAFSLDSLEPQTSWNDEDIAALGLPEVELPSLSESQPTSADEAEKPMSMADVMAAPAQVVNPPAHDVPPSLLPPPADEEPFDDELAEVFIEEAAEVLETIAEYYPQWCADTQNKDALIEVRRAFHTLKGSGRMVRALVIGELAWSIENLLNRVLDRSIEPDADVQQVITDVINLTPELVNEYADKAQRQRDDVDLLAMTAHALAKGQRINQPVVTEPVEATVEASDDVAEPSSDRDEMLDPQLLDIFRSEAETHLDTLLRFIADCERELPQPVTDDLQRALHTLKGSAYMAGILPVAEIAAPLEKLVKEFKTNLIALDMSEADLLRRAEQLFRLALAQLEEHPLAALPGAETFLSDVQALHRERLDTAENNRKSELGETRDPQLISIFLAEGMDILLDAEKLLRNWREHPFERQELSALLDELTMLGRGADMAELPQIDELCEALLDLYGAVEEGRLAVSERFFTEAELAHEALIGMMDQVAAGLQVSTEPQRVEALRVLLNEALDPSKLALLSSPDGLDIVELDAATAALQALTDADSVEESSVDPTEEPSDELPASTAEIVAFEPEPAQPPLVEQPSSIDVYESLDDEMVEIFLEEAVDLLDSASVSLDRWLANPEDHTPLHELYRDLHTLKGGARMANIKPVGDLGHELETLYERLLDGRLKVAPELTGLLQQSHDRLAVQVEQMQARAQMAPADDLIAAIQAFIRGDQIVADDQPQAEPSTPAGSVDDSAEIAELTAEPEPEPEIEHDLSDAETDESASDQPDAQAADLEPENGEELGAEQPDAEPISAEDASASEADLQPLDEANQTDATQAPLLDLNMSSESDAVPAAQAPIAEPVDERDQELVEIFLEEAFDILDSSATALQRWINDVDNSLELESLQRDLHTLKGGARMSEIAEVGDLAHELEFLYEGLSDGRLRASPELFNLLQHSHDSLAAMLEAVRDQRPVPNGAALIETIKQFRSSPGQQLSMPSSVHLHAAGAEDGEESDILDIFLEEADELLESMEVAVGRWDVSRDDVSAIDDILRILHTLKGGARLAGQKRLGDLAHDLEQHLSEAQQQSAPWPESIYLDVQSGYEGLVSEVDLLRERLANEPLDAPVEEPAAPVANYQSNLSAPIVAASAMPAHELVDKVLPFVRRAQEAAQEAASRRAPQELVKVPAELLEGLVNLAGETSIFRGRVEQQVSDFGFTLSEMESTIDRVRDQLRRLDTETQAQILSSYQAEAERAGYEDFDPLEMDRHSQLQTLSRSLFESASDLLDLKETLAARNRDAETLLLQQARVNTELQEGLMRTRMVPFERLVPRLRRIVRQVAGELGKQVEFVVGNADGEMDRTVLERIVAPLEHMLRNAVDHGIESVDARRAAGKPAQGTIRLSLGREGGDIALTLTDDGGGINRDAVRRKAIERGLMDADSDLTDYEVLQFILEAGFSTAEKVTQISGRGVGMDVVHSEVKQLGGSMSIDSTPGVGTSFLIRLPFTVSVNRALMVYSGEDLYAIPLNTIEGIVRVSPYELEAYYAPDAPRFEYAGQAYELRYLGDLLNNGQQPKLVGQSLPLPVILVRSSEHTVAVQVDSLAGSREIVVKSLGPQFAGVHGISGATILGDGRVVVILDLLATIRVLHAHLLNQLQPRLVNQKATEAEIEADRPTLVMVVDDSVTVRKVTSRLLERNGMNVLTAKDGVDAISLLQEHKPDIMLLDIEMPRMDGFEVATLVRHDSRLKDLPIIMITSRTGEKHRERALSIGVNEYLGKPYQESLLLESINQLVKRT is encoded by the coding sequence ATGGGTGATCGGCACGACTATGTCGCCCTAGAGTGGGTCAAAGGCGAAGTAGCAGAAACCCTGAAGCAGGCACGTCAGGCACTTGAGTCGTTCGTTGAGAACCCTCAAGACCCTACGCGCATGCGTTTCTGTTTGACTTACGTGCATCAGGTACACGGTACCTTGCAGATGGTTGAATTCCATGGCGCGGCATTGCTCGCGGAAGAAATGGAACACCTCTCGCAAGCGTTAATGGAAGGTCGGGTCGGCAACCAGGGCGAAGCGCTGGAAGTGCTGATGCAGGCGATTCTGCAGATGCCGGTTTATCTGGATCGCATACAAACTGCGCGCCGCGATCTGCCGATGGTCGTGCTGCCTCTGCTCAATGACCTGCGCTCTGCACGTGGTGAAAAACTGCTCTCAGAGACCAGTCTGTTTGCCCCGGATATGTCCCAGCGCCCGTCAGCGCTGTCGAGTGAAGCACTGGCGCAGCGCTATAACGCTGAGCTGCCAGGATTGCTACGCAAGCTGCGGCAAATGCTGCAAATGGCTTTGGTTGGCGTGTTGCGCAATCAAGATCTGCCAACCAATCTGGGGTATATGGCGCGGGTATTTGCACGCCTGGAATCGCTGTGCAAAGAGGCGCCGCTCGGTCCGTTATGGCAGATCGCCTCGGGCGTTATTGAAGGGCTCGCCAGCGGCAGTATCGCCAATGGAAGCTCGGTGCGCGCGCTGTTGCGTGAAGTCGACAAAGAACTCAAGCGGCTGATGGTCCAAGGTGCAGAGGGCTTCAATCAGCCTGCGCCGGATGAGTTGATCAAGAACCTGTTGTTCTATGTCGCCAAAGCTAGCGGCAAAACCCCACGTATTGCCGCATTGAAACAACATTACCGTCTGGATGAAGCACTGCCTGACGATGAAATCGTTGACGCCGAACGGGCGAGCCTCGCGGGTCCTGACCGCAACGCCATGCGTTCGGTGGTGGGTGCGCTGTGTGAAGAGCTGGTTCGGGTCAAAGACAGCCTCGATCTGTTTGTGCGCAGTGACCGTGCACAAATCGCTGAGCTGGAGTCTTTGCTTGCTCCGCTCAAGCAAATTTCTGACACCTTGGCGGTGCTGGGTTTTGCCCAGCCGCGTAAAGTCATCATTGACCAAATAGCCGTGGTTCAAGGCTTGGCCCAAGGCCTGCGTGAGCCTAGCGATGCCGTGTTGATGGATGTAGCCGGCGCGCTGCTGTATGTCGAGGCGACGCTGGCGGGCATGGTTGGCCCATCCGAAGAGGGCGGCAGTGAGGAAAGCCATCTGCCGACTACCGACGTCGCGCAGATCCACCAGTTAGTGATCAAAGAGGCGCGCACCGGCCTCGAACAAGCCAAAGATGCGATTATTGAATTCATTGCTTCGCAGTGGAATCACGACCATCTGGCCCGTGTGCCCGAGTTGCTCACGCAAGTACGTGGCGGCTTGGCAATGATTCCGCTGGAGCGCGCTGCGCAACTGCTTAATGCCTGCAATCGTTACATTCAAGAGCAATTGCTAGAGCGCAAAGCCATACCTAATTGGCAAAGTCTGGACACTCTGGCAGACGCTATTACCAGCGTTGAGTATTACCTTGAGCGCTTGGGTGATGATCACGCGAGCCAAGGTAATTTGATTCTCGACGTGGCGGAAGAAAGCCTCGAAAGTTTAGGTTATCCGCTGCAGCAAAAACCATCGACTCTTGATCAGCCAGAAGCGCCTGAATCAGCAGATGTTGCGACGCTGGATAAAGCCGAAACCGAGCCGCTTCAGCCCGCAGCGTTCGACGCCAGCGCTGAGTTTGATCTTGAGGAGCAAGCGGCGTTGCCTGAGTTCGATCTGGACCTCGGCGCCAACGAACTTGAGCCTTTGGCTAATCCGCTGGACGACATCGAAGTAATCAATGCTGAGTCCATCGCAGAACCAGAACCAGAGCAAAGCCTGGAAGTGGATCTGTCGAGTGACAACTTTGACGCTGCTCTTGAGCAACAGCTTGATGCTGAAACGACAAAAGTAGAGCCGATTACCGACTCGAGCCCGGCGCAGTCAGATGAGTCCGTGGATTTTGGCTCATTGGATGATCTGAGTGATGAGTTTGCTGACCTTGATTCAGACAACCCAGAGGCGCTGAGCTTTGACTTGGCCGAGATCACCCCGGTTGAAAACAGCACCGAAAACGACATCGAGCTGGTTGACTTCGATTTCGCCGATCTGGAATTTGAGCCGACGGATGCGCCAGCTGATGAGCAACTGCCTAGGTTGCAACTTGATGAAAATCCAGCGTTTTCATTAGATGACCCCGACCTGCAGCTTGAGGCCTTCAGCCTTGATTCGCTAGAGCCACAAACCAGCTGGAACGACGAAGATATTGCAGCACTGGGCTTGCCAGAGGTTGAGCTGCCAAGCTTGAGTGAGTCACAGCCTACGTCTGCCGATGAGGCTGAAAAGCCGATGTCGATGGCCGATGTCATGGCTGCACCGGCGCAAGTGGTTAACCCACCCGCCCATGACGTACCGCCAAGCCTGTTGCCGCCTCCGGCCGATGAAGAGCCCTTCGATGATGAACTGGCTGAAGTGTTCATTGAAGAAGCCGCTGAAGTACTCGAAACCATCGCCGAGTATTACCCGCAGTGGTGCGCTGACACCCAGAACAAAGATGCCTTGATTGAAGTGCGTCGGGCTTTCCACACCCTCAAGGGCAGTGGCCGGATGGTCCGTGCGCTGGTTATCGGTGAGCTGGCTTGGTCGATTGAAAACCTGCTCAATCGCGTACTTGATCGCAGTATCGAGCCTGATGCTGATGTGCAACAGGTGATCACTGATGTCATCAACCTGACACCTGAACTGGTCAACGAATATGCTGACAAGGCGCAGCGTCAGCGTGATGACGTTGACCTGCTGGCGATGACTGCGCATGCCTTGGCCAAAGGCCAGCGCATCAACCAGCCAGTGGTCACCGAGCCAGTTGAGGCCACGGTTGAAGCGTCTGATGATGTGGCTGAACCGTCGAGCGACCGTGATGAAATGCTCGATCCGCAGTTGCTGGATATCTTCCGCAGCGAGGCTGAGACTCATCTCGACACCTTGTTGCGTTTCATCGCCGATTGCGAACGTGAGTTACCGCAGCCGGTTACCGATGATTTGCAGCGTGCTCTGCACACGCTAAAAGGCAGTGCCTACATGGCCGGTATTCTGCCGGTTGCCGAGATCGCTGCGCCGCTGGAAAAGCTGGTCAAGGAGTTCAAGACCAACCTGATCGCGTTGGATATGTCCGAGGCTGATCTGTTGCGTAGGGCTGAGCAGTTGTTCCGTCTGGCGCTTGCGCAACTTGAAGAGCATCCGCTGGCCGCATTGCCTGGCGCGGAAACGTTCCTCAGTGATGTGCAAGCGTTGCATCGGGAGCGCCTCGATACTGCTGAGAACAACCGCAAAAGTGAGTTGGGCGAGACGCGTGATCCACAGTTGATCAGCATCTTCCTGGCTGAAGGCATGGATATTCTGCTGGATGCCGAGAAACTCTTGCGCAACTGGCGCGAACATCCGTTCGAGCGTCAGGAACTCAGCGCATTGCTTGATGAGTTAACCATGCTTGGGCGTGGCGCTGACATGGCTGAGCTGCCGCAAATCGATGAGCTTTGCGAGGCATTGCTGGATCTTTATGGCGCTGTCGAAGAAGGCAGGCTTGCGGTTAGTGAGCGCTTCTTCACTGAGGCAGAGCTGGCCCACGAAGCACTTATCGGAATGATGGATCAAGTCGCTGCGGGCCTGCAGGTCAGTACTGAGCCGCAGCGAGTCGAGGCCTTGCGGGTTTTGCTCAATGAAGCACTCGATCCATCCAAGTTGGCTTTGTTGTCGAGCCCCGACGGCCTGGACATTGTTGAGCTTGATGCTGCAACTGCGGCGCTGCAGGCGCTTACAGACGCAGATTCGGTTGAGGAGTCAAGCGTTGACCCGACCGAAGAGCCAAGCGACGAGCTGCCCGCATCAACCGCTGAAATCGTAGCGTTTGAACCTGAACCTGCTCAACCGCCACTTGTCGAGCAACCATCAAGCATCGATGTCTATGAGTCGTTGGATGACGAGATGGTTGAAATCTTCCTTGAGGAAGCGGTCGACCTGCTCGATAGCGCCAGTGTTTCACTCGATCGCTGGTTGGCAAACCCGGAAGATCACACTCCACTGCACGAGCTTTATCGTGATCTGCACACCCTCAAAGGTGGTGCGCGGATGGCCAACATCAAGCCGGTTGGTGACCTCGGTCACGAGCTGGAAACGCTTTATGAGCGTCTGCTCGATGGTCGTCTGAAGGTTGCGCCTGAACTGACTGGTTTACTCCAGCAAAGTCACGACCGCCTGGCCGTTCAAGTTGAACAGATGCAAGCTCGGGCGCAAATGGCTCCGGCCGATGATTTGATTGCTGCCATTCAGGCATTTATCCGTGGTGATCAGATTGTTGCGGACGATCAGCCTCAGGCAGAGCCATCGACGCCCGCTGGATCAGTTGACGACAGCGCCGAAATTGCCGAGCTAACTGCTGAACCTGAGCCTGAGCCTGAGATTGAGCACGACCTGTCAGACGCTGAGACGGATGAATCAGCGTCTGATCAGCCAGACGCTCAAGCCGCAGACCTCGAACCTGAGAACGGCGAAGAACTGGGCGCCGAGCAACCTGATGCCGAACCGATAAGCGCAGAGGATGCGAGTGCCAGCGAAGCTGACTTACAGCCGCTGGACGAAGCGAATCAGACCGATGCGACGCAAGCACCCTTGCTCGATCTCAATATGTCGTCCGAATCAGATGCTGTGCCAGCGGCGCAAGCGCCGATTGCGGAGCCTGTTGATGAGCGTGATCAAGAGCTGGTCGAGATTTTTCTTGAAGAAGCTTTCGATATTCTCGACAGCTCGGCTACGGCCTTGCAACGCTGGATCAACGATGTTGATAACAGCCTTGAGTTGGAGTCACTGCAACGCGACCTGCACACCCTTAAAGGTGGCGCGCGGATGTCTGAAATCGCTGAAGTTGGCGATCTCGCCCATGAGCTTGAATTTCTGTATGAAGGTTTGAGCGATGGCCGCCTGCGTGCGAGCCCTGAGCTGTTTAACTTGCTGCAACATAGTCACGACAGCCTTGCAGCAATGCTCGAAGCCGTGCGTGATCAGCGTCCGGTGCCAAATGGCGCTGCATTGATCGAGACCATCAAGCAGTTCCGCAGCAGTCCGGGCCAACAGCTGAGCATGCCATCCAGCGTGCACTTGCATGCGGCTGGCGCTGAAGATGGCGAAGAGTCAGATATCCTCGATATCTTCCTTGAAGAAGCGGATGAGCTGCTTGAATCAATGGAAGTTGCGGTCGGCCGTTGGGACGTCAGTCGTGATGACGTCAGCGCGATTGATGACATCCTGCGTATTTTGCACACCCTCAAAGGTGGCGCGCGTTTGGCCGGTCAGAAGCGACTGGGTGATCTGGCGCATGACCTTGAGCAGCATCTGAGCGAAGCGCAGCAGCAAAGTGCGCCATGGCCGGAGAGCATTTATCTCGACGTGCAGTCGGGTTATGAAGGCCTGGTTAGCGAAGTTGATTTGCTGCGGGAACGCCTGGCGAATGAACCTTTGGATGCGCCGGTCGAAGAGCCAGCAGCGCCCGTCGCCAATTATCAGTCAAACCTGTCTGCGCCGATTGTTGCCGCCAGTGCAATGCCTGCGCACGAACTGGTCGACAAGGTTCTGCCTTTCGTCCGTCGCGCCCAGGAAGCTGCACAAGAAGCCGCATCACGCCGGGCTCCGCAAGAGCTGGTCAAAGTGCCTGCGGAGTTGCTTGAAGGCTTGGTCAACTTGGCGGGTGAGACATCGATCTTCCGTGGCCGGGTTGAACAGCAGGTCAGTGACTTTGGCTTCACGCTCAGCGAGATGGAATCGACCATCGACCGGGTACGTGATCAGTTACGGCGTCTCGATACTGAAACCCAGGCACAGATTCTCAGCAGCTATCAGGCTGAGGCTGAACGCGCCGGTTACGAAGACTTCGATCCGCTGGAAATGGACCGTCACTCACAACTGCAAACCTTGTCGCGCTCATTGTTCGAGTCGGCGTCTGACTTGCTCGATTTGAAAGAGACACTGGCCGCACGTAACCGCGACGCGGAAACCTTGCTGCTGCAACAAGCGCGGGTCAATACCGAGTTGCAGGAAGGCCTGATGCGTACGCGCATGGTGCCATTCGAGCGTTTGGTACCGCGTCTGCGGCGTATCGTCCGCCAGGTTGCAGGCGAGCTAGGCAAACAGGTTGAGTTCGTCGTCGGTAATGCCGATGGTGAGATGGACCGTACCGTTCTTGAGCGTATCGTCGCACCGCTTGAACACATGCTGCGTAACGCCGTGGATCACGGTATTGAGTCAGTTGATGCGCGCCGCGCTGCGGGTAAGCCTGCGCAAGGCACGATTCGTCTGAGCCTGGGCCGCGAGGGCGGTGATATCGCCCTGACCCTGACCGATGACGGTGGTGGTATCAACCGTGATGCGGTTCGCCGTAAAGCCATCGAGCGTGGCCTTATGGATGCAGATTCCGACCTCACTGATTACGAAGTTCTACAATTCATTCTTGAGGCGGGTTTCTCCACTGCCGAGAAGGTCACGCAGATCTCTGGCCGTGGCGTCGGTATGGACGTGGTGCACTCCGAGGTTAAGCAGCTCGGTGGCTCGATGAGCATCGACTCGACGCCGGGCGTCGGCACCAGCTTCCTGATTCGTCTGCCATTTACCGTGTCGGTTAACCGCGCGTTGATGGTGTACTCGGGTGAAGACCTCTACGCGATTCCACTGAACACCATCGAAGGTATCGTGCGCGTTTCGCCTTACGAGCTTGAAGCCTATTACGCGCCTGATGCGCCGCGCTTCGAGTACGCTGGCCAAGCTTACGAGTTGCGTTATCTCGGCGACCTGCTCAATAACGGCCAGCAACCGAAACTGGTTGGGCAAAGCTTGCCGTTGCCGGTGATTCTGGTGCGTTCGAGTGAGCACACCGTTGCGGTGCAGGTCGATTCGTTGGCGGGTTCTCGTGAGATCGTGGTGAAGAGCCTCGGTCCGCAATTTGCCGGTGTGCACGGTATTTCCGGGGCGACCATCCTCGGTGACGGTCGCGTGGTGGTGATTCTCGATCTGCTGGCAACCATTCGTGTGTTGCACGCGCATCTGCTTAACCAACTGCAACCTCGCTTGGTTAACCAGAAAGCGACAGAGGCGGAGATCGAAGCCGATCGTCCAACGCTGGTGATGGTGGTGGATGACTCGGTGACGGTGCGTAAGGTGACCAGCCGTTTGCTTGAGCGTAACGGTATGAACGTACTGACCGCCAAAGATGGGGTTGATGCGATCTCGCTGCTGCAAGAGCACAAGCCAGACATCATGCTGTTGGATATCGAAATGCCGCGCATGGATGGCTTCGAAGTGGCGACGCTGGTGCGTCACGACTCACGTCTGAAGGACTTGCCGATCATCATGATCACCTCGCGTACCGGTGAAAAACACCGTGAGCGGGCGCTAAGCATTGGTGTCAACGAGTACCTGGGTAAACCTTACCAAGAGTCGCTCTTGCTTGAGAGCATCAATCAGTTGGTTAAACGCACATGA
- a CDS encoding chemotaxis protein CheB → MTAKATARIAVIADTSLQRHVLQQALAGSGYEVVMNSDPARLDEEALQACEADLWLVDLAQSDDSPLIDNLLETTSAPVLFGEGHAPERHSENYPRWERSLFAKLKKLVGDPSKAVGPTLEALLTEAQRPTRLELPQVLADSQLVVGAPAQQVWLLAASMGGPAAVKAFLDALPGGLPVGFIYAQHIDASFESVLPQAVGRHSQWHVNPARDGDSVRCGEVIVVPISRELEFARDGAMHITERAWPEPYSPSIDQMMLNLAQQFGNQCGVIVFSGMGSDGSAAAAYVKRQNALVWTQRADTCVCPSMPDSLREGGYSDYTADPRELALGLVNYLAEQCRNSASNA, encoded by the coding sequence ATGACAGCAAAGGCCACCGCTCGCATCGCCGTAATTGCTGATACATCCTTGCAGCGCCATGTGCTGCAGCAGGCGCTGGCGGGCAGTGGCTACGAAGTGGTTATGAACAGTGATCCAGCGCGTCTTGATGAAGAGGCGTTGCAGGCATGCGAGGCTGACCTGTGGCTGGTTGATCTGGCTCAGTCAGACGACTCGCCATTGATTGATAACCTGCTCGAAACGACCTCTGCGCCGGTGTTGTTTGGCGAAGGCCATGCGCCTGAACGTCATTCCGAGAACTACCCACGCTGGGAACGCAGCCTGTTTGCCAAACTTAAAAAGCTGGTGGGCGATCCGTCAAAAGCAGTGGGGCCAACGCTTGAGGCTTTATTGACTGAGGCGCAGCGCCCAACGCGTTTAGAGTTGCCGCAAGTGCTGGCTGATTCGCAATTGGTGGTCGGCGCGCCTGCGCAGCAGGTCTGGCTGTTGGCCGCATCAATGGGCGGCCCGGCAGCGGTTAAAGCCTTTCTGGATGCTTTGCCCGGCGGTTTGCCGGTGGGCTTTATTTACGCGCAACACATCGATGCCAGCTTCGAGTCAGTGTTACCGCAAGCGGTAGGCCGGCACAGTCAATGGCATGTTAACCCGGCGCGCGACGGCGATAGTGTGCGGTGCGGCGAAGTGATTGTAGTGCCGATCAGCCGTGAACTTGAGTTCGCCCGCGACGGTGCGATGCATATTACCGAACGTGCCTGGCCCGAGCCGTATAGCCCTTCGATTGACCAGATGATGTTGAATCTGGCTCAGCAGTTTGGCAACCAATGCGGGGTGATCGTATTCAGTGGCATGGGCAGCGATGGCAGTGCAGCTGCCGCGTACGTCAAACGTCAGAATGCACTTGTCTGGACCCAGCGCGCCGATACGTGCGTGTGCCCAAGTATGCCCGACAGCTTGCGTGAAGGTGGCTACAGCGATTATACGGCTGACCCTCGTGAGCTGGCGCTCGGGCTGGTTAATTATCTGGCAGAGCAGTGCCGTAATTCTGCATCGAACGCCTGA
- a CDS encoding chemotaxis protein CheW has translation MSQAITTENSVTSLTCLAIPLADRTLLIPNVVVAELIPYRAPQPSAGMPAWFLGQINWRDLRLPLLSFEAASDGQAQIGGNARVAVINAPGGREKVKFIALLVQGIPRSVKVASDLVTAPGATLAPLELDAVQVGDEVVKIPDLIALEQLLEDAGLI, from the coding sequence ATGAGCCAAGCTATAACGACCGAAAACAGCGTCACCAGCCTCACGTGCCTAGCCATTCCGTTGGCCGATCGCACCTTGCTGATACCTAACGTGGTGGTTGCGGAGTTGATCCCGTATCGCGCGCCACAGCCGAGCGCGGGGATGCCTGCATGGTTTTTGGGGCAGATCAATTGGCGTGACCTGCGCTTGCCGTTGTTGTCATTCGAGGCAGCCAGTGATGGGCAGGCACAAATCGGCGGCAATGCTCGGGTGGCGGTGATCAACGCGCCGGGTGGCCGGGAAAAAGTTAAGTTTATTGCCCTGCTGGTGCAGGGTATTCCGCGCTCGGTAAAAGTTGCCAGCGACCTGGTTACAGCACCTGGCGCAACACTGGCGCCATTGGAATTGGATGCGGTGCAAGTGGGTGATGAAGTGGTCAAAATCCCTGATCTGATCGCACTTGAGCAGTTGCTGGAAGACGCAGGCCTGATCTAA
- a CDS encoding 16S rRNA (uracil(1498)-N(3))-methyltransferase translates to MRLSRFFIDAPLSIGQHPLPEAQAHYISRVLRHSVGDAVQLFDGSGNEFLGELVEVGKKTVSVDLRECIAGQPESPLSIHLGQGLSRGERMDWAIQKATELGATEISPIVSERCEVRLKDERADKRMAHWRQVAVSACEQCGRSVVPVIHPPISLKDWLAQIDSELKLVLHPVAEPLESHAKPRSLAFLIGPEGGLNDAEVEQAKEQGFHAARLGPRVLRTETAPVVALSVAQQLWGDF, encoded by the coding sequence ATGCGCCTATCTCGTTTTTTTATCGATGCCCCGCTCTCCATTGGCCAGCACCCGTTGCCTGAGGCGCAGGCTCATTACATCAGCCGCGTGCTGCGCCATAGCGTCGGCGATGCGGTGCAGTTGTTTGATGGCAGCGGCAACGAGTTTCTTGGCGAGCTGGTTGAAGTTGGCAAAAAGACCGTCAGCGTTGATCTGCGCGAATGTATCGCCGGGCAACCGGAATCGCCCCTGAGCATTCATCTCGGTCAGGGTTTGTCGCGTGGCGAGCGAATGGATTGGGCGATTCAAAAAGCCACAGAGCTGGGTGCAACCGAGATCAGTCCGATCGTCAGCGAACGCTGTGAAGTCAGACTTAAAGATGAACGTGCAGATAAACGCATGGCGCATTGGCGTCAGGTGGCGGTTAGCGCCTGTGAGCAATGTGGCCGCTCAGTGGTGCCGGTGATTCATCCACCGATCAGCTTGAAAGATTGGCTAGCGCAGATAGACAGCGAGTTGAAACTGGTGCTGCACCCGGTTGCCGAACCACTGGAGAGCCATGCCAAGCCCCGCTCGCTGGCCTTTTTGATCGGGCCTGAAGGCGGCTTGAATGACGCCGAGGTCGAGCAGGCCAAAGAACAGGGTTTTCATGCTGCGCGTTTAGGCCCAAGGGTGTTGCGCACCGAAACGGCGCCGGTGGTGGCTCTGAGTGTCGCGCAGCAGTTGTGGGGCGATTTTTAA
- a CDS encoding GNAT family N-acetyltransferase yields the protein MEKTIRLAGQADINAIFDIRTSVQENHLSHSQLAEMGITPETIRQAILEAPCAWVAEVDGVPVGFSMVDVEDGCVFAAFVLPEFEGHGLGRSLMERAEAFLFQHHQTIWLETAGASRASGFYRSLGWQPVENLPEGDIRFEKCLNNN from the coding sequence ATGGAAAAAACAATCAGACTTGCCGGCCAAGCCGATATCAATGCTATTTTTGATATTCGAACAAGCGTTCAGGAAAACCACTTGTCCCATAGTCAGTTAGCGGAAATGGGTATTACTCCCGAGACTATCAGACAGGCAATTTTAGAGGCCCCGTGCGCTTGGGTCGCTGAGGTCGATGGTGTCCCTGTAGGTTTTTCCATGGTTGATGTTGAGGATGGCTGCGTATTTGCCGCCTTCGTTCTCCCTGAGTTCGAGGGGCACGGATTGGGTCGCAGTCTGATGGAGAGAGCAGAGGCTTTCCTATTTCAACACCACCAGACGATATGGCTAGAAACCGCTGGAGCAAGTCGTGCGAGTGGCTTTTATCGAAGCCTTGGCTGGCAGCCCGTGGAGAATTTACCGGAAGGTGATATTCGCTTTGAAAAATGCCTGAATAATAACTAA
- a CDS encoding CatB-related O-acetyltransferase: MEWVSLVLSASALIVVLLYIGVASPGAKRKRLKRILGRVPEFDRGKEHFKRRYPHYEYGTGSYGMPDVKYVREGTTLKIGAYCSIAKGVLILLGGNHRTDWVTTYPFPAMLKQARHIEDYEESRGDVLIGSDVWLCTQCTILSGVTIGHGAVVAAGAMVCKDVEPFSIVAGNPARVIGWRFDQPTRDALLASQWWDWPKEEVASVVEQLCSEDVEGFLEYARNRRQAT, encoded by the coding sequence ATGGAGTGGGTGTCATTAGTCCTATCGGCTAGCGCGCTGATAGTGGTGCTGTTGTACATAGGCGTTGCAAGCCCTGGCGCAAAGAGAAAACGGCTTAAACGTATCCTTGGACGTGTGCCCGAATTTGATCGAGGCAAAGAACATTTCAAGCGCCGTTACCCGCACTATGAATATGGCACCGGCAGCTATGGAATGCCTGACGTCAAGTACGTTCGCGAAGGTACGACACTCAAAATTGGCGCTTACTGCTCAATCGCCAAAGGGGTTCTGATTCTACTTGGCGGTAATCATCGGACTGACTGGGTCACCACCTATCCCTTCCCAGCCATGTTGAAACAAGCTCGTCACATCGAGGATTACGAAGAGTCACGGGGCGATGTGCTTATCGGCAGCGATGTTTGGTTATGCACCCAATGCACAATTTTATCGGGGGTTACCATTGGCCACGGGGCTGTCGTGGCGGCTGGAGCAATGGTTTGCAAGGATGTCGAACCCTTCTCGATTGTCGCGGGAAATCCTGCCCGGGTTATCGGCTGGCGTTTTGATCAACCAACACGTGATGCACTCTTAGCCAGCCAATGGTGGGACTGGCCGAAAGAGGAAGTGGCTAGTGTTGTCGAGCAACTATGCTCTGAAGATGTCGAGGGCTTCCTTGAGTACGCTCGAAACCGTCGCCAAGCAACTTAA